In Myxococcales bacterium, one genomic interval encodes:
- a CDS encoding molybdopterin biosynthesis protein translates to MGAFPVKQTQFLDVIDRDEAERRWHEVIDFAPVGIETVALESALGRVLAEDVRSEVDVPGFDRSNMDGFAVLAADTFGASEEKPVRLRLNQETIPTGVIPKEEVRAGTATMIATGGMLPRGADAVVPVEHTDIEEAGDSPSQRVLVVRHSRVPGAALSFAGTDMGRGETVLFSGTLLTSRETGLLAAIGREELLVWRRPTVAIISTGDEIVQPGEAMRPGLVYDSNGRILADAVRELGGEPDFYGAFRDDLDALRGALTRAIKSADLVLLSGGTSKGEGDLNGLVVAELDPGIAVHGVALKPGKPICLASHHRQPVVILPGFPTSAIFTFHEFVAPVIRMMAGLPADRAEEVEALMAQQVVSERGRLEYLLVGLVESATGGLRAYPMGKGSGSVTTFSRADGFVRVGRNTEIVEASEPVKVTRIGREVPVADMVMIGSHCAGLDAIASALSKEGFRIKLLAVGSLGGLAAARRGECDVAPLHLLDPESGEYNAPFLDEGLRLLSGYRRMQGVVTRVDEQRSVEALLADGRLRMVNRNRGSGTRILIDQLLGDLQPPGFPHEPRSHYAVAAAVAQERADWGVTIETVALQAGLRFQPLTDEQYDFAVPEDRWDRPAVVALRRLLEPGSELRKTLEGMGFRSPSS, encoded by the coding sequence ATGGGAGCCTTCCCAGTGAAGCAGACACAGTTTCTCGACGTCATCGATCGCGACGAAGCCGAAAGGCGCTGGCATGAGGTGATCGATTTCGCGCCAGTTGGAATCGAAACCGTTGCACTCGAAAGTGCGCTGGGCCGGGTTCTGGCAGAGGATGTGCGCTCGGAAGTCGATGTTCCCGGGTTCGACCGGTCGAACATGGACGGCTTTGCGGTGCTTGCCGCGGATACCTTCGGTGCTTCAGAAGAAAAGCCCGTGCGACTTCGGCTGAATCAAGAAACGATTCCCACAGGCGTAATACCAAAAGAAGAAGTTCGCGCAGGAACTGCAACCATGATCGCCACCGGGGGCATGCTGCCCCGGGGCGCCGACGCGGTCGTACCCGTCGAACACACGGACATTGAAGAAGCCGGCGATTCCCCTTCGCAGCGGGTGCTCGTCGTTCGCCACTCCCGGGTTCCTGGGGCGGCACTCTCGTTTGCGGGGACTGATATGGGGCGCGGCGAGACGGTGCTGTTCTCGGGGACGCTGCTGACTTCACGCGAAACCGGACTGCTGGCGGCGATCGGGCGGGAAGAACTCCTGGTTTGGCGGCGTCCAACCGTCGCAATCATTTCGACCGGTGACGAGATCGTTCAACCGGGAGAAGCCATGCGCCCGGGACTGGTCTACGACAGCAATGGCCGAATTCTCGCCGACGCGGTTCGCGAACTCGGCGGGGAACCCGATTTCTACGGTGCCTTTCGCGACGACCTCGACGCGCTCCGCGGCGCACTCACCCGCGCGATCAAATCCGCCGATCTCGTGCTGCTCTCGGGCGGGACGTCAAAGGGTGAAGGCGATCTCAACGGGCTGGTGGTTGCGGAACTCGATCCAGGGATTGCCGTGCATGGAGTCGCGTTGAAACCCGGCAAGCCCATTTGCCTCGCTTCCCATCACCGTCAACCCGTCGTCATTCTTCCGGGCTTCCCGACCTCGGCGATTTTCACGTTTCACGAGTTTGTCGCGCCGGTCATTCGCATGATGGCGGGTCTTCCAGCGGATCGTGCTGAAGAGGTTGAAGCCCTGATGGCGCAGCAAGTGGTGTCGGAGCGGGGGCGGCTCGAGTATCTGCTCGTGGGATTGGTCGAGAGCGCTACTGGCGGATTGCGCGCGTACCCGATGGGAAAGGGCAGTGGCAGCGTCACGACGTTCAGTCGTGCAGACGGATTCGTTCGCGTGGGTCGCAACACTGAAATTGTCGAAGCCTCTGAACCCGTGAAGGTGACTCGCATTGGCCGGGAAGTGCCCGTCGCCGACATGGTCATGATCGGAAGCCATTGCGCGGGACTCGACGCCATCGCGAGCGCGCTCTCGAAGGAGGGGTTTCGGATCAAATTGCTCGCCGTGGGAAGTCTAGGCGGACTCGCCGCAGCGCGACGCGGCGAGTGTGATGTTGCACCCTTGCATCTACTGGACCCGGAATCGGGCGAATACAACGCGCCATTTCTCGACGAGGGGTTGCGCCTGCTATCCGGTTATCGACGCATGCAGGGCGTCGTGACCCGAGTCGACGAACAACGAAGTGTCGAAGCGCTGCTCGCCGACGGTCGGTTGCGCATGGTGAATCGAAATCGCGGGTCCGGCACTCGCATCCTGATCGATCAACTGCTCGGCGACTTGCAGCCCCCCGGCTTTCCACATGAGCCGCGATCGCACTACGCCGTTGCAGCCGCGGTAGCGCAAGAGCGGGCGGACTGGGGCGTCACCATCGAAACCGTCGCCCTGCAGGCGGGTCTTCGCTTCCAACCCCTCACGGACGAGCAGTACGATTTTGCGGTTCCCGAGGATCGCTGGGATCGTCCCGCAGTGGTGGCGCTGCGAAGGCTGCTCGAGCCTGGATC